The following are encoded together in the Hoplias malabaricus isolate fHopMal1 chromosome 3, fHopMal1.hap1, whole genome shotgun sequence genome:
- the slc4a1b gene encoding solute carrier family 4 member 1b (Diego blood group) yields MKDQSQQGYWQETGRWVGYEENYDLEAGGWGPSHISYLTFKSLVQLRRTMNTGVVMLDREERSLSSIVDKLVEEMVSKKEIRPNDREGVLQALMQNRSQSVETQALTPALEMQTFPVTEKREASENVEASMVLVGALDFLERPTVGFVRLKEAVVLDSALEAPVPVRFIFILVGPTKSDMDYHESGRTMAALLADKVFNQAAFQAQSDRELTDAMADFMDCSIVIPPTEIQNEAMLAPIIGFQKKLLEERLRPSDPQLRLDVKPRKPSIAKPPPPEDPLVRTGVPFGGMVRDFKRRYQHYVSDITDALNAQVLAAVIFIYFAALSPAITFGGLLADKVDNMIGVSELMLSTAVLGVIFCLVAAQPVLVIGFSGPLLVFEEAFYGFCKSQDIEYIVGRVWVGVWLIVIVVVIVAVEGSFLVRFISRFTQEIFSILISLIFIYETFAKLGRIFKTHPLNLNYEQLNDTVEDPWHPVVIHHTVLDNSTGNVTMVTIVRHRAYPNTALLSMCLMFGCFIIAYFLRIFKNGYFLPGKLRRLMGDFGVPIAIFLMVAVDINIEDTYTQKLVVPKGLQVSNPAMRGWLINPMGEHKPFPVWMIFACVVPAVLVFILIFLESQITTLIVSKPERKMMKGSGFHLDLLILVSLGGCAALFGMPWLSAATVRSVTHANALTVMSKGPKPVIEKVLEQRVSGVLVALLVGLSILMEPILKMIPMAALFGIFLYMGITSLSGIQLWDRILLLLVPKKYHPNEPYATKVKTSRMHMFTAIQMVCLAVLWIVKSSPFSLALPFILILTIPLRMLMTGRIFTEFEMKCLDADDAKVTFEEEPGVDLYSETRMPS; encoded by the exons ATGAAGGACCAGAGTCAGCAGGGCTACTGGCAGGAGACGGGCCGATGGGTGGGCTACGAAGAGAACTACGACCTGGAGGCGGGGGGCTGGGGGCCTTCCCATATCTCCTACCTCACATTCAAGAGTTTGGTGCAGCTCCGCAGGACCATGAACACTG GGGTGGTGATGTTGGACAGAGAGGAGCGATCCCTTTCCAGCATCGTGGACAAGCTGGTGGAAGAGATGGTCAGCAAGAAGGAGATCAGGCCAAACGACAGGGAAGGAGTGCTTCAGGCCTTAATGCAGAACCGCAG ccaatcagtggAGACGCAGGCCCTGACCCcagctctggaaatgcagacTTTCCCAGTCACTGAGAAG AGAGAAGCCTCTGAGAATGTGGAGGCCTCCATGGTCCTCGTGG gtgCACTGGATTTCCTGGAGAGGCCAACAGTGGGGTTTGTGCGGCTGAAAGAGGCAGTGGTCCTGGACAGTGCTCTGGAGGCCCCGGTCCCTGTCCGTTTCATCTTTATTCTGGTGGGACCCACAAAGAGTGATATGGATTATCACGAGAGCGGCCGCACCATGGCTGCCCTTCTGGCTGATAAA GTGTTCAACCAGGCGGCCTTCCAGGCTCAGAGTGACCGGGAGCTGACCGATGCCATGGCCGACTTCATGGACTGCAGCATTGTGATCCCGCCCACTGAGATCCAGAATGAGGCCATGCTCGCACCAATCATTGGCTTCCAGAAGAAGCTTCTCGAGGAGAGGCTCCGCCCCTCTGACCCTCAGCTCCGCCTTGACGTCAAGCCACGCAAAC CTTCCATTGCTAAACCGCCTCCTCCTGAGGACCCACTTGTTCGTACTGGAGTACCCTTCGGAGGCATGGTCAGAGATTTTAAGAGACGCTACCAGCACTACGTCAGCGACATCACAGATGCCTTGAACGCCCAGGTCCTCGCTGCTGTCATCTTCATCTACTTTGCCGCCCTTTCTCCCGCTATCACTTTTGGAGGCCTGCTGG CTGACAAGGTGGACAATATGATAGGTGTGTCCGAACTGATGCTGTCCACAGCAGTGCTGGGGGTCATTTTCTGTCTGGTTGCTGCTCAGCCGGTCCTAGTCATCGGCTTCTCAGGACCCCTGCTGGTGTTTGAGGAGGCCTTTTATGGG TTCTGTAAGTCTCAGGACATCGAGTACATCGTGGGCagagtgtgggtgggtgtgtggctCATCGTCATCGTGGTGGTGATCGTGGCGGTGGAGGGCAGCTTCCTGGTGCGCTTCATCTCTCGCTTCACCCAGGAGATTTTCTCCATCCTCATCTCCCTCATTTTTATCTACGAGACCTTCGCCAAACTCGGCAGG ATTTTCAAAACTCATCCTCTAAATCTGAACTACGAGCAACTGAACGACACAGTGGAAGACCCGTGGCACCCGGTGGTCATTCACCACACAGTTCTCGATAACTCCACAGGCAACGTGACCATGGTGACCATCGTCCGGCACCGTGCGTACCCAAACACGGCACTGCTTTCCATGTGTCTGATGTTCGGCTGCTTCATCATTGCCTACTTCCTGCGCATCTTTAAGAATGGCTACTTCCTGCCTGGCAag CTTCGTCGGTTGATGGGAGATTTTGGAGTCCCCATCGCTATCTTCCTTATGGTTGCAGTGGACATCAACATTGAGGACACCTACACCCAG aaACTGGTGGTGCCTAAGGGCCTGCAGGTGTCCAACCCAGCAATGAGAGGGTGGCTCATTAACCCTATGGGTGAACACAAGCCCTTCCCTGTATGGATGATATTCGCCTGCGTTGTGCCTGCTGTGCTGGtcttcatcctcatcttccTCGAGTCACAAATTACCAC GCTGATCGTTAGCAAACCAGAAAGGAAAATGATGAAGGGATCTGGTTTTCACCTGGACCTCCTAATCCTGGTCAGTCTGGGCGGGTGTGCGGCATTGTTTGGGATGCCATGGCTCAGTGCGGCAACGGTCCGCTCAGTAACTCATGCTAATGCTCTGACCGTCATGAGCAAGGGACCCAAACCTGTGATTGAGAAAGTCTTGGAGCAGAGGGTCAGTGGGGTTTTAGTGGCTCTCCTCGTAG GCCTGTCCATCCTCATGGAGCCCATTCTGAAAATGATTCCCATGGCTGCTTTGTTTGGAATCTTCCTCTATATGGGAATTACGTCTCTCAGTGGGATTCAGCTGTGGGATCGCATACTGCTGCTCCTCGTACCCAAAAAGTACCACCCCAATGAACCTTACGCTACAAAA gtgAAGACCAGCAGGATGCACATGTTCACAGCAATCCAGATGGTCTGCCTGGCCGTCCTGTGGATAGTGAAATCCAGCCCTTTCTCGCTCGCCCTGCccttcatcctcatcctcaccaTCCCGCTGCGCATGCTCATGACCGGGCGCATCTTCACCGAGTTCGAGATGAAATGC TTGGACGCTGATGACGCCAAAGTGACATTTGAggaggagccaggagtggaCCTGTACTCAGAGACACGAATGCCATCATAG